In Persephonella hydrogeniphila, the following are encoded in one genomic region:
- a CDS encoding MTH1187 family thiamine-binding protein: MSVLVEFSMFPTDKGESVSPYVSRIIKMIDQSGIPYKLTPMGTVFETEKMEEALDIIKKAYEQLEKDCNRVYAVVKFDIRKGRSNRLVQKIESVEKKLGKKVSK, translated from the coding sequence ATGTCTGTTTTAGTAGAGTTTTCAATGTTTCCAACAGACAAAGGAGAGAGTGTAAGTCCCTATGTATCAAGAATAATAAAAATGATAGACCAATCAGGTATTCCTTATAAGCTTACACCTATGGGTACTGTTTTTGAAACAGAAAAAATGGAAGAGGCTTTAGACATAATTAAAAAAGCATATGAACAGTTAGAAAAAGACTGTAATAGAGTGTATGCAGTTGTTAAGTTTGATATAAGAAAAGGAAGATCAAACAGACTTGTCCAGAAGATAGAATCTGTTGAGAAAAAGTTAGGAAAAAAGGTCAGTAAATGA
- the ccsB gene encoding c-type cytochrome biogenesis protein CcsB codes for MRFFRELLDSLISIEFMLLLTVLFAFSIGFATFIENDFGSETAWAVVYGARWFEILWILLAVNLVGNIVKYKMWKPRKIPAFIFHVSFLVIFLGAALTRYAGYEGVMHIREGSSSNEIISSDAFLYIKADDGESSVEREKKVLLSVLAKSIVNRFEESIDINGKKLTVRYVDYYPFAEKKIVQAEDGKPLISAVFMTDQQPVSKILEYGDVFRSGKLIFSFGNPVQQDGYVYIYLKNQKFYIRSDKDIEYFEMKTQKTGKIPSQKDTVLETGRMYSVGGLNFVIRDVVASGKVDITPKKDSNLKVSGNKSALIVEVEYDGIKKTVKLLGGGMRANIVGEPVKLKIKDINIELRWGAKLIKLPFEIYLKDFVVEKYPGSMQPSSYESDVIVKDPVNKKEFEYKIYMNHTLEYGGYKFFQSSYDPDEKGTILSVNHDPGKIPTYIGYTLLALGLFLNLLNPYSRFGKLARLKVDKIVTGLLLLFITGYAVAEENPRNMPLEKIIQEVKKINKEHADRFGTLITQSFDGRLEPVDTLSIEVMNKISKRRSFFGLDHNQIVLGMLVLPRYWQMIPVIKVSHPAVKKILGIPMEDKYFPFYKAFDDEGNYKLYEAVELARRKKPAQRNQFDKEVLKIDERLNIMYMVFTGELFRIFPLKGDPNHTWYSPKSAVEKFPKEEAEKVRLFLVGYFASVEKGIKDGDWSLADKVLEKIREYQKINGAEIYPSETKIKLEILYNKLNIFERLIFVYLFAGFTLLGLIFAKLIKPSLNLKMPTVVAVSILVIGFLLHTFNLGLRWYLSGHAPWSNGYESMIYIAWTIVLAGIIFARQSPFAVASTGILAGITLFVAHLSWMDPQITTIVPVLKSYWLTIHVSVITASYGFLGLSALLGLISLVLFIIRNPKKQDEKQRQIEISILEATRINEMSMILGLSLLTVGNFLGGVWANESWGRYWGWDPKETWALVTILVYTAVIHTRLVPYLRSTYLFAVLSVISFFSVLMTYFGVNFYLSGLHSYAAGDPVPIPTWVYWAVGIVFLLIVLAFRNRKIKTI; via the coding sequence ATGAGATTTTTTAGAGAGCTGCTTGACAGTCTTATATCAATAGAGTTTATGCTTCTTCTTACAGTATTATTTGCATTTTCTATCGGCTTTGCAACATTTATAGAAAATGATTTTGGAAGTGAGACAGCATGGGCAGTAGTTTACGGTGCAAGATGGTTTGAGATTTTGTGGATTTTACTTGCTGTTAATCTTGTAGGAAACATTGTTAAATACAAAATGTGGAAGCCTAGGAAAATTCCAGCCTTCATATTTCATGTATCTTTTCTTGTTATATTCCTCGGAGCTGCACTGACAAGGTATGCAGGATATGAAGGGGTTATGCACATAAGGGAAGGATCAAGTTCCAATGAGATTATATCTTCAGATGCTTTTCTTTACATAAAAGCAGATGATGGAGAGAGTTCAGTGGAAAGGGAAAAGAAAGTTTTACTCTCTGTTCTGGCAAAAAGTATAGTAAATAGATTTGAAGAAAGTATTGATATAAATGGAAAAAAGTTAACAGTTAGATATGTAGATTACTACCCTTTTGCTGAGAAAAAGATAGTACAGGCTGAAGATGGAAAACCTCTTATTTCTGCGGTTTTTATGACAGACCAGCAGCCTGTCAGTAAAATTCTGGAATATGGGGATGTTTTCAGATCTGGAAAGCTGATATTCAGTTTTGGAAATCCTGTACAGCAGGATGGTTATGTGTATATCTACCTGAAAAACCAGAAATTTTATATAAGATCCGACAAAGATATAGAGTATTTTGAGATGAAAACACAGAAAACAGGAAAAATACCTTCTCAAAAGGATACTGTTCTTGAGACAGGTAGAATGTATTCAGTTGGAGGACTGAATTTTGTAATCAGGGATGTTGTTGCTTCTGGAAAGGTTGATATAACTCCTAAAAAGGATTCAAACCTGAAAGTAAGCGGGAATAAAAGTGCTCTGATAGTAGAGGTTGAGTACGACGGCATTAAAAAAACAGTAAAGCTGTTAGGCGGAGGTATGAGGGCAAACATAGTAGGAGAGCCTGTTAAACTAAAAATTAAAGATATAAATATAGAACTAAGATGGGGAGCTAAGCTGATAAAACTACCTTTTGAGATATACCTTAAAGACTTTGTAGTTGAAAAATACCCCGGCTCGATGCAACCTTCTTCCTATGAAAGTGATGTGATTGTAAAAGATCCTGTTAATAAAAAAGAGTTTGAGTACAAAATTTATATGAACCACACACTGGAATACGGAGGTTACAAATTCTTCCAGTCATCTTATGATCCAGATGAAAAAGGGACTATCCTGTCTGTTAATCATGATCCGGGGAAAATACCTACATACATAGGTTATACACTTCTCGCTCTGGGACTTTTCCTAAATCTCCTTAACCCTTACTCAAGATTTGGTAAACTTGCGAGACTAAAAGTGGATAAAATTGTAACCGGTTTGCTGCTGCTGTTTATCACAGGCTACGCTGTTGCAGAGGAAAATCCCCGTAATATGCCGTTAGAAAAAATTATTCAGGAAGTCAAAAAAATAAACAAAGAGCATGCAGATAGATTTGGGACTCTGATAACACAGTCTTTTGACGGAAGGTTAGAGCCTGTAGACACACTTTCTATAGAAGTAATGAACAAAATATCAAAGAGAAGGTCTTTTTTTGGGCTTGACCACAATCAGATAGTTTTAGGAATGCTTGTTTTACCAAGATACTGGCAGATGATACCTGTCATAAAAGTATCCCATCCGGCAGTTAAAAAGATTTTAGGAATACCTATGGAAGATAAATACTTTCCTTTTTACAAAGCCTTTGATGATGAAGGAAATTACAAGCTGTACGAAGCTGTCGAGCTTGCCAGAAGAAAAAAACCTGCCCAGAGGAATCAGTTTGACAAAGAAGTACTGAAGATTGATGAAAGATTGAATATTATGTATATGGTGTTTACAGGAGAGTTATTCCGTATATTTCCCTTGAAGGGAGATCCTAATCACACATGGTACAGTCCCAAATCTGCTGTTGAAAAATTTCCTAAGGAGGAAGCAGAAAAAGTAAGACTTTTCCTTGTGGGATATTTTGCTTCTGTAGAAAAAGGTATTAAAGATGGAGACTGGTCTCTTGCAGATAAAGTTCTTGAAAAGATAAGAGAATACCAGAAAATAAATGGTGCAGAGATTTACCCATCAGAAACAAAGATAAAACTGGAAATTCTTTACAACAAGCTGAACATATTTGAAAGACTCATATTTGTCTATCTTTTTGCTGGGTTTACTCTTCTTGGACTTATATTCGCAAAGCTGATAAAACCATCTCTAAATCTGAAAATGCCAACTGTAGTAGCTGTAAGCATTCTTGTAATTGGATTTTTACTCCATACGTTTAATTTGGGTTTGAGATGGTATCTATCAGGTCATGCTCCGTGGAGTAACGGCTACGAATCTATGATATACATAGCATGGACTATAGTACTTGCAGGTATTATTTTTGCAAGGCAATCTCCATTTGCTGTAGCATCAACAGGCATTCTCGCCGGTATAACGCTGTTTGTAGCTCATCTAAGCTGGATGGATCCCCAAATAACAACAATAGTTCCAGTTCTTAAGTCCTACTGGCTTACAATCCATGTATCTGTTATAACAGCCAGTTACGGATTCTTAGGTCTTTCTGCCCTGTTAGGTCTGATATCCCTTGTTCTTTTTATTATAAGAAATCCTAAAAAACAGGACGAAAAACAGAGACAGATTGAGATATCAATTCTTGAGGCAACAAGGATAAATGAGATGTCTATGATTTTAGGACTTTCTCTTCTTACTGTAGGTAACTTTTTAGGGGGAGTATGGGCGAATGAGTCATGGGGTAGATACTGGGGATGGGATCCTAAAGAAACCTGGGCTCTTGTGACCATACTGGTTTATACAGCTGTAATACACACAAGGCTGGTTCCTTACCTGAGATCAACTTATCTGTTTGCGGTTTTATCTGTAATCTCATTTTTCTCTGTTTTGATGACGTATTTTGGTGTGAATTTTTATCTATCAGGTCTTCATTCGTATGCAGCAGGAGATCCTGTTCCTATCCCCACATGGGTTTACTGGGCTGTTGGTATTGTATTTCTGCTGATTGTTCTTGCTTTCAGAAATAGAAAAATAAAGACTATTTAA
- a CDS encoding PD-(D/E)XK nuclease family protein, whose translation MRKYFSGSYSYLKEKLLGTVENLQKDPTKKISFVVHTNQMKRYLKEYLTENLGILINAEFYTVIDISKKIADTEPLSDFEKEIIIKRILQKNNHKLSGISSDISTLIQQLKEYEISVESLSSPFLKDIIIEYENFKKGRFSDREDLHLIASNCETDFQTDSLIIFGIHSVPPLYRRLFRRLSKLSENIFVFTFFLKDSGYYTYYDHFKDVRSFYEEISDFVEFETVDSPLLELSKRIYRFDVEVKIDTPYVRIFQASGERKQIEKVAQEIVKLRKKGIDYHKIGVVVPDLQSCVPFIKDTFNRYHIPYYLSEESRYLDDYHYRKVFSLIELKTKEISKETVLSVISDSVFDIENPDIIHSKIQKSLPFRDINELERFIFSDGEFKKFRELIFSIYSLPEEESIHFYTKKLKEISDRFIKNKEVKEFLEGVLDLIEGKKVYKELFERISYTDFVDILKSFFEEENKENRPAGSSVLILSPTSAEANNFEHIFFLNLNSNRFPDISKNELLISREKLGKFDYPYHIFMQELLNFASFFDKNKNLYLFFIKKSDISGKDEIPSIFLQEVIRITGKKIEIASSEVILPYEIKIKFPYIFEEIRTQKKRVENYRKSSIESFKTDIEIKKPIPATSFQKYSQCPYRFFMEDINGFSEEEEIDRKEISPIDRGILIHKILEEFYREVDIDKIDDTESFVENKKEELKEKYFSRINQLLDDLIPSYRPSELKKAEITFGRLISFLKEDLKILKERGHKIYLIEKEIQDKDFSGRVDRADIDKNGMVYIYDYKTGEKPPQNINKEIKRKYSQLLVYSRVLGKSVKEIGIFAVNDRTGKFRYTTENIDTGYVEELLHFLIRGYFPPVKSSMCDYCSFSDFCPRNEAIISEIKEKLLPFREIV comes from the coding sequence ATGAGAAAGTATTTTTCAGGAAGCTACTCTTATCTGAAAGAAAAATTACTTGGTACAGTAGAAAATCTGCAAAAAGACCCTACAAAAAAAATCAGTTTTGTTGTCCACACAAACCAGATGAAAAGGTACCTTAAGGAGTATCTTACAGAAAATCTCGGGATTTTGATAAACGCAGAATTCTACACTGTGATAGACATCTCCAAAAAAATTGCAGATACAGAACCCCTTTCAGACTTTGAGAAAGAGATAATTATTAAAAGAATACTCCAGAAAAACAATCATAAACTAAGCGGTATATCTTCAGATATATCAACACTTATTCAGCAGTTAAAAGAGTATGAGATTTCTGTTGAGAGTCTATCTTCCCCCTTTCTCAAAGATATCATCATAGAATACGAAAATTTTAAAAAAGGACGGTTTTCTGACAGAGAAGACCTCCATCTTATTGCCTCAAACTGCGAGACAGATTTTCAAACTGACAGTCTAATAATTTTTGGTATTCACTCAGTGCCTCCCCTTTACAGAAGATTGTTCAGAAGATTATCAAAGCTTTCAGAAAATATATTTGTGTTTACTTTTTTTCTGAAAGACAGCGGTTATTACACATACTATGACCATTTTAAAGATGTACGGAGTTTTTATGAGGAGATATCAGATTTTGTTGAATTTGAGACGGTGGACAGTCCTTTATTAGAACTGTCAAAGCGAATTTACAGATTCGATGTAGAAGTAAAGATAGATACACCCTATGTAAGGATATTTCAGGCTTCCGGTGAAAGAAAGCAGATTGAAAAAGTTGCTCAGGAGATAGTAAAATTAAGGAAAAAAGGGATTGATTATCATAAGATAGGAGTCGTTGTACCAGACCTGCAAAGTTGTGTTCCGTTTATAAAAGATACATTCAACAGATACCACATTCCATACTACCTTTCTGAAGAGAGCAGATACTTAGATGATTACCATTACAGGAAAGTGTTTTCCCTGATAGAACTAAAAACGAAGGAAATTTCTAAAGAAACTGTTTTAAGCGTTATATCAGACTCTGTTTTTGATATAGAAAATCCCGACATTATCCACTCAAAAATCCAAAAAAGCCTGCCTTTTAGAGATATTAATGAGCTTGAAAGATTTATATTTTCAGATGGAGAGTTTAAAAAGTTCAGGGAACTCATTTTTAGTATTTATTCTCTCCCGGAAGAAGAAAGTATTCATTTTTATACTAAAAAACTCAAAGAGATATCAGATAGATTTATAAAAAATAAAGAAGTAAAGGAGTTCCTTGAGGGAGTTTTAGATCTGATAGAGGGAAAGAAGGTTTATAAAGAGCTATTTGAAAGGATTTCTTATACAGATTTTGTTGATATTTTGAAAAGCTTTTTTGAAGAGGAGAATAAGGAAAACAGACCTGCAGGAAGTTCTGTTCTGATTTTATCCCCTACATCTGCTGAAGCTAACAATTTTGAGCATATCTTTTTCCTGAATCTGAACTCGAACAGATTTCCAGATATATCAAAAAATGAACTGCTTATATCAAGGGAAAAGTTAGGTAAGTTTGATTACCCATACCATATTTTTATGCAGGAACTTTTAAATTTTGCCTCATTTTTTGATAAAAATAAAAATCTTTATCTGTTTTTCATTAAAAAGAGTGATATCTCAGGAAAAGATGAAATCCCTTCTATTTTCTTACAGGAGGTTATCCGAATAACAGGGAAAAAAATAGAAATAGCTTCATCGGAAGTTATCCTCCCATACGAGATAAAAATAAAATTTCCGTATATTTTTGAGGAGATCAGAACCCAGAAAAAAAGAGTAGAAAATTATAGAAAAAGCTCTATTGAAAGTTTTAAGACAGACATAGAGATAAAAAAGCCCATACCTGCAACATCTTTTCAAAAGTACTCCCAATGCCCTTACAGATTTTTTATGGAAGATATAAACGGTTTTTCTGAAGAGGAAGAGATAGACAGAAAAGAGATATCCCCTATAGATAGAGGTATTCTTATTCATAAGATATTGGAGGAGTTCTACAGAGAAGTAGATATAGATAAGATAGACGATACAGAAAGCTTTGTGGAAAATAAGAAAGAAGAACTAAAAGAAAAATATTTCAGTAGGATAAACCAGCTACTTGATGATCTTATACCTTCCTACAGACCATCAGAGCTAAAGAAAGCAGAGATCACTTTTGGTAGACTTATCTCGTTTTTGAAAGAAGACCTAAAAATCCTTAAAGAAAGAGGGCATAAGATATACCTTATAGAGAAAGAGATACAGGATAAAGACTTTTCAGGGAGAGTAGACAGAGCAGATATAGATAAAAATGGAATGGTTTATATATACGACTACAAAACAGGAGAAAAACCTCCCCAGAATATTAACAAAGAGATAAAAAGAAAATACTCACAGCTCCTTGTTTACAGTAGAGTCTTAGGAAAAAGTGTAAAAGAGATAGGCATATTTGCCGTCAATGATAGAACAGGAAAGTTCAGATATACAACAGAAAACATAGACACAGGATACGTAGAAGAGCTTCTTCATTTTTTAATCAGAGGTTACTTTCCTCCTGTAAAAAGCAGTATGTGCGACTACTGTAGTTTTTCCGATTTTTGCCCGAGAAATGAAGCTATCATCAGTGAAATAAAAGAAAAATTACTCCCTTTCAGGGAGATAGTTTGA
- a CDS encoding UvrD-helicase domain-containing protein, with protein MEKLNYIASAGTGKTYRLVKSVIDKLKEGNSLDSFLILTFTEKAAGEIKERLYTEISQIIETEKDPVLKKRFHSELLKIDLSYIGTFHSVFLRFLKKYPEKTGIDSSTKIYHDSMLKQFLLKEFELWIEEDFKEHKKLWEEIGNLSGSEIFELFYTLYINRMKINRVKKDIRSQKEKIINLTHRLEGLVDSIIDKYGKVFLSVRQKGLSEKIFNNDPFLLKTAIQEMDFSRLNLNLTDRGFILKGRRGGSRESREFLEKEILPALEDDFFAKDQEIYKTIEELYREDLDYRANIILDRFFSFNDFFEDRKKEEEIIDFDDILIKTDQLLDEDDIKKELISGFECIFVDEFQDTDRLQISVLEKFSQSSIYIFGDPKQCIYQWRAADLEGYFRFVERFDTVTLDKNYRSSKKIVDFVNSVLKSEKILSHIDEKYRKPVKPNTDNEGDVQIKDISQLNISQEEYLPYLINELKEYYDYSQIMILVRTNNLLQKIVKSLQENNIPVKTSGSGNIFETEEIKTVLNFLRFIENPEKSVNVIKVLKSPVVMIDDSEIYRKKHNLSKYNHPVVNLLLTLSQKKFSISPYDIVNEIYRKTDILPVFSSFEDGNVKVKNLNRFIEIVHRLSQENYNIRDIILYSETISEPAFETEEENAVEVLTIHRAKGLEKEVVILPFMDKDPYRIMERTVYYKNGSFILNHPRAKSENYHCIKEELEEDAVNEMERLLYVALTRAKERIYILRSEKNLRKNSFLKMIEGSVNLADYTEKVEKIRKTEREDIQKIPEIQLKEAEETEKFLKREKEISDDTERFTTVSRLMEKDRTDSLKKSSEISIYTGIVVHSVLEKTDFKNFSYQKALQEIKKILESIPPNLRKEVEKRSADIMRIFESSEILDELRKSRILFREVPFVIKEGNSFIEGRIDVVYQKDGKIYVMDYKTTAYSSEEEIKNRYKTQEKYYLKAISRIFPQKNVHFKIGMLLTGKIV; from the coding sequence ATGGAAAAACTAAACTATATAGCATCTGCAGGAACAGGAAAAACTTACAGACTTGTCAAAAGTGTTATAGATAAGCTAAAAGAGGGTAACAGCCTCGATAGCTTTCTGATACTTACATTTACAGAAAAGGCAGCAGGAGAAATAAAAGAAAGACTTTACACAGAAATATCACAGATTATAGAAACAGAAAAAGATCCTGTTCTGAAAAAAAGATTTCACTCTGAACTTCTAAAAATAGATCTTTCATACATAGGAACTTTCCACAGCGTTTTTTTAAGATTTTTAAAGAAATACCCTGAAAAAACAGGGATTGATAGCTCAACAAAAATATACCATGACAGTATGCTAAAGCAGTTTTTACTGAAAGAGTTTGAGCTATGGATAGAGGAGGACTTTAAGGAGCATAAAAAGTTATGGGAAGAGATAGGAAACCTCTCAGGTTCTGAGATATTTGAGCTTTTTTACACGCTTTATATAAACAGAATGAAAATTAATAGAGTGAAGAAAGATATCAGAAGCCAGAAAGAAAAGATAATCAATCTGACCCACAGACTTGAGGGGTTGGTTGACAGCATTATAGATAAATACGGAAAAGTCTTTCTCTCTGTTAGACAAAAAGGACTTTCAGAAAAGATATTTAATAATGATCCCTTTTTACTGAAAACAGCCATTCAGGAGATGGATTTTTCCCGTTTAAATCTGAATCTAACAGATAGAGGATTTATACTAAAAGGAAGGAGGGGAGGAAGCAGAGAAAGCAGGGAGTTTTTAGAGAAAGAGATACTACCTGCTTTAGAGGATGATTTTTTTGCTAAAGATCAGGAGATTTATAAAACCATAGAAGAACTTTACAGAGAAGATTTAGACTACAGGGCTAACATAATTCTCGATAGATTTTTTTCGTTTAATGATTTTTTCGAGGACAGGAAAAAGGAAGAAGAGATAATAGATTTTGATGACATACTTATAAAAACAGATCAGCTACTTGATGAAGATGATATTAAAAAAGAGCTTATATCAGGCTTTGAGTGTATTTTTGTTGACGAGTTTCAGGACACAGACAGGCTCCAGATATCTGTACTGGAAAAGTTCTCGCAGAGCAGTATATATATTTTTGGAGACCCTAAACAGTGTATATACCAGTGGAGAGCTGCAGATCTTGAAGGTTATTTCAGATTTGTTGAAAGATTTGATACTGTTACTTTAGACAAAAACTACAGAAGTAGTAAAAAGATTGTAGATTTCGTGAACAGTGTTTTAAAATCAGAAAAAATACTATCCCATATAGATGAAAAATACAGAAAACCTGTAAAACCAAACACAGACAATGAAGGTGATGTTCAGATAAAGGATATATCACAGCTAAATATATCTCAGGAAGAGTACCTTCCATATCTGATAAACGAGCTAAAAGAATACTACGACTACAGTCAGATAATGATTCTTGTAAGAACAAATAATCTCCTCCAGAAGATAGTAAAATCACTTCAGGAAAATAACATCCCTGTTAAAACTTCCGGTTCAGGGAATATCTTTGAAACGGAAGAAATAAAAACCGTACTGAACTTTCTCCGATTTATAGAAAATCCAGAAAAATCTGTAAATGTTATTAAAGTTCTAAAATCTCCTGTAGTAATGATTGATGATTCAGAGATATACAGGAAAAAGCACAATTTAAGCAAATACAACCATCCTGTAGTAAATCTTCTTCTTACCTTATCCCAAAAGAAGTTCTCAATTTCCCCTTACGATATAGTTAATGAGATTTACAGAAAGACGGATATACTACCTGTTTTTTCTTCATTTGAGGATGGAAATGTAAAGGTAAAAAACCTGAACAGATTTATAGAGATAGTCCACAGACTTTCACAGGAAAACTATAATATCAGAGATATAATTCTGTACAGCGAAACCATCTCAGAGCCAGCCTTCGAAACAGAGGAAGAAAATGCTGTTGAAGTGCTTACAATACACAGGGCAAAAGGATTGGAAAAAGAGGTGGTTATCCTGCCATTTATGGATAAAGACCCTTACAGAATAATGGAGAGAACGGTCTACTACAAAAATGGAAGTTTTATACTTAATCACCCAAGGGCAAAATCAGAAAATTACCACTGTATAAAAGAAGAGTTAGAAGAAGACGCTGTTAATGAGATGGAAAGGCTGCTGTATGTTGCTCTTACCCGTGCCAAAGAAAGAATATACATACTCCGATCAGAAAAAAATCTTAGAAAAAACTCATTTTTAAAGATGATTGAAGGTTCAGTTAATCTGGCTGACTATACAGAAAAGGTAGAAAAAATCAGGAAAACCGAAAGGGAAGACATTCAAAAAATCCCAGAAATCCAGTTAAAAGAAGCAGAAGAAACAGAAAAGTTTCTAAAAAGAGAAAAAGAGATATCAGATGACACAGAGAGATTCACAACAGTATCAAGACTGATGGAAAAAGACAGAACAGATAGTCTCAAAAAGAGTTCCGAAATCTCCATATACACAGGTATAGTTGTCCATTCTGTTCTTGAAAAAACAGATTTTAAAAACTTCTCCTATCAAAAAGCCCTTCAGGAAATAAAAAAAATACTCGAGAGCATTCCTCCAAATCTCAGGAAAGAGGTAGAAAAAAGATCTGCAGATATTATGAGAATATTTGAAAGTTCAGAGATCTTAGATGAGCTCAGAAAAAGCCGCATCCTTTTCAGGGAAGTACCTTTTGTTATAAAGGAAGGAAACAGTTTTATCGAAGGGAGAATAGATGTTGTTTACCAGAAGGATGGAAAGATTTATGTGATGGATTATAAAACTACAGCTTACAGCTCTGAAGAAGAGATAAAAAACAGGTATAAAACTCAGGAAAAGTACTATCTTAAAGCTATAAGCAGAATATTCCCCCAAAAAAATGTTCATTTCAAGATAGGTATGCTTTTGACAGGGAAGATTGTATAA
- a CDS encoding TonB-dependent receptor — MLKNKIPKLIYILFFFIALKTQGEENILSLMKKYEKESDLSKKTKKESLGHLYIITRKQLEIMQIHTLSQLLKAIPMFNFFPNRFGIYTLSNPGEVAGIDIKYRLYIDDHEVSSIHILNPFLIYDHYPLDHINHIEIYYSMGAIAVSNEPAQMIIKLYTKKPERENSSKIRLTKDLRNGYGGNILIAKKINSNESFLFMMNKSFFDYSSVDEPDGRIYRDTALQSIFFKYDYYNYTFETAYNSVHRDPFTGFSIDAVPDDGKIDSLDFYLYITAYYLSDKSLKVHLSYDNQKREYFEKNKEGIFYPLTFFDPSNPFILFNEKRTFEKHSAYVEKKFQSSKNEILTGFFVKYSKQKIEKELHRTSSGDLTEKEKYIKDFKNISLYAEDIYSLRENVSLIGGVRLDRYKYYSMKHKDIVHLRGGISGIFDRLSIKSFISSSYLIPSMYLLENAKDNRLDPIHVKVLSGELSYQINSKNNISFTAQFFTAKKHFSFDKNSLRFVNGAEKDFHVFSVLYRFEPDLFNSVELNYWFTNQGDTTLSPSNGGYIKLFSEFKRLQVYNELVYRASYRPLFYDFPSSLSYSFSVKYRLPEDFSISLRGENIFGGTPKAVRAFPVGYPVSYSAYDRKYYISISKIF; from the coding sequence TTGTTAAAAAACAAGATACCAAAACTGATATATATCCTGTTTTTTTTCATAGCGCTTAAAACTCAGGGAGAAGAAAACATCCTCTCCCTTATGAAAAAGTACGAAAAGGAATCAGACCTTTCCAAAAAAACAAAGAAAGAATCACTGGGACATCTGTACATCATCACAAGAAAACAGCTTGAAATAATGCAGATACACACACTGTCCCAGCTTCTGAAAGCCATACCTATGTTTAATTTTTTCCCAAACAGATTTGGTATATATACATTAAGTAACCCTGGAGAGGTGGCAGGAATAGATATTAAATACAGACTTTATATAGATGATCATGAGGTCAGTTCTATACATATCCTCAATCCATTCCTCATATACGATCATTATCCACTTGACCATATAAATCATATTGAGATTTACTACTCGATGGGAGCTATAGCTGTATCAAATGAACCTGCCCAGATGATCATAAAACTGTACACAAAAAAACCAGAGAGAGAAAACTCTTCAAAAATAAGGTTAACAAAAGACCTGAGGAACGGTTATGGAGGAAATATTCTAATAGCAAAAAAAATAAACAGTAATGAATCTTTCCTGTTTATGATGAATAAAAGTTTCTTCGATTACAGTTCCGTAGATGAACCTGATGGAAGGATATACAGAGATACAGCTCTTCAATCGATATTTTTCAAATATGATTACTACAACTATACATTTGAAACAGCCTATAACTCTGTACATAGAGATCCTTTTACAGGATTCTCTATAGATGCAGTTCCTGATGACGGAAAGATTGACTCCCTCGATTTTTACCTCTATATCACAGCCTATTACCTTTCAGACAAGTCCCTGAAAGTACATCTTTCTTACGACAATCAAAAAAGAGAGTATTTTGAAAAAAACAAAGAAGGGATATTTTATCCTTTAACTTTTTTCGATCCTTCTAACCCTTTTATCCTGTTTAATGAAAAAAGAACATTCGAAAAACATTCTGCATATGTAGAAAAAAAGTTCCAGAGCAGTAAAAATGAAATTCTCACAGGCTTCTTTGTTAAATACTCAAAACAAAAAATCGAAAAGGAACTGCACAGAACATCAAGCGGAGATCTTACTGAAAAAGAAAAGTACATAAAAGATTTTAAGAATATCTCCCTTTACGCAGAAGATATATACTCTCTAAGGGAAAATGTATCTCTGATAGGAGGAGTTAGATTAGACAGGTATAAGTACTACAGCATGAAACATAAGGATATTGTTCATCTCAGGGGAGGTATTTCTGGAATTTTTGATAGATTATCTATAAAAAGCTTCATTTCTTCTTCTTATCTTATACCTTCAATGTACCTCCTTGAAAATGCAAAAGACAACAGATTAGACCCTATTCATGTTAAGGTTCTATCAGGAGAGCTTTCATACCAAATAAACAGTAAAAATAATATATCTTTTACTGCTCAGTTTTTTACAGCAAAAAAGCATTTTTCATTTGATAAAAACAGTCTAAGATTTGTAAACGGTGCAGAAAAAGATTTTCATGTATTTTCAGTTCTGTACAGATTTGAGCCAGACTTATTTAACAGCGTGGAACTAAACTACTGGTTTACAAATCAGGGAGATACAACTCTTTCTCCTTCTAACGGAGGATACATAAAGCTATTTTCGGAGTTCAAAAGATTACAGGTATACAATGAACTGGTGTACAGAGCATCCTACAGACCTCTTTTCTACGATTTTCCTTCATCCTTAAGCTACAGTTTTTCTGTAAAGTACAGATTACCTGAGGATTTTTCGATAAGTTTAAGAGGAGAAAATATCTTCGGAGGTACACCAAAGGCTGTAAGAGCTTTTCCGGTAGGATACCCAGTTTCTTACTCAGCTTACGATAGAAAGTACTACATTAGTATAAGCAAAATCTTTTAA